The following proteins are encoded in a genomic region of Phragmites australis chromosome 9, lpPhrAust1.1, whole genome shotgun sequence:
- the LOC133929635 gene encoding uncharacterized protein LOC133929635 produces MSKYQPAAGNMFDGSAGKESSVMLQYPMLTKSNFSAWSIKMEAFMDAQGLWDATEPVDLKGAVDQRKDKMARAVIFQAIPEDTLFLVAEKKTAKEVWEALKTMFLGADHIKQARIQTLKDELEALCMKSSDNVDEFAGKMCTLATRIRELGEAMKDDYVVTRMLRSLPNKFLPIVTTIEQFADLKVMSVEELIGRVRTYEERLWNGDDGDDEHLLLTKAEWQSRMKKGGGDSSFGSKSREGFSSRGRSNYRGRGRGRGQGGHGTSITLNQESNTSHGFGVNRDRSKDHCYNCGKLGHHAKDCRSKRRYEESNLMHAQEDEPALLLFVYEVQAPKMVMLNEEKLVPKLHTEEEDVQI; encoded by the coding sequence ATGTCCAAGTATCAACCAGCGGCAGGCAATATGTTTGACGGTTCGGCAGGGAAGGAGAGCTCCGTCATGCTTCAGTACCCGATGCTGACGAAGAGCAACTTCTCAGCATGGAGCATCAAGATGGAGGCATTCATGGATGCACAGGGCCTTTGGGATGCTACAGAGCCCGTTGATTTGAAAGGAGCTGTTGATCAACGGAAGGACAAGATGGCTAGGGCTGTCATCTTTCAAGCTATCCCTGAAGACACCCTTTTTCTTGTTGCAGAGAAGAAGACTGCAAAAGAAGTTTGGGAGGCCCTTAAAACCATGTTCCTTGGAGCTGACCACATCAAGCAAGCTCGAATTCAGACGCTGAAAGATGAACTAGAAGCGCTGTGTATGAAGAGTTCAGATAACGTGGATGAATTTGCTGGGAAGATGTGTACTCTGGCAACAAGAATCAGAGAGTTGGGTGAAGCAATGAAGGATGATTATGTGGTGACAAGGATGCTACGTTCACTACCAAATAAATTTCTCCCCATCGTGACTACAATCGAGCAATTCGCTGATCTGAAGGTCATGTCGGTGGAAGAATTAATTGGTCGTGTCCGCACGTATGAGGAGCGCTTGTGGAATGGCGATGATGGGGATGATGAACACCTTTTGCTCACCAAGGCTGAGTGGCAGTCTCGGATGAAGAAAGGTGGTGGTGATTCTTCTTTTGGTTCAAAGTCGCGTGAAGGCTTTAGTAGCCGTGGTCGCAGCAACTATCGTGGCAGAGGTCGCGGGCGTGGCCAAGGAGGTCATGGAACCAGCATTACACTAAACCAAGAAAGTAACACCTCGCATGGATTTGGTGTTAACAGAGATAGAAGCAAGGATCATTGTTATAACTGCGGAAAATTGGGGCACCATGCTAAAGATTGCCGCAGTAAGCGTCGCTACGAGGAGTCTAATCTCATGCATGCCCAAGAGGATGAACCAGCATTGCTGTTGTTTGTGTACGAGGTGCAAGCACCAAAGATGGTAATGTTAAATGAGGAAAAGTTGGTTCCAAAGCTCCACACTGAAGAAGAAGATGTTCAGATTTAG
- the LOC133929636 gene encoding uncharacterized protein LOC133929636, which yields MQRQAGRRHSGGEGRGGDEWTKRPGRGHAGGRGKGRCTGGRRLPAIGSEPARGRQHTTTAGPLQVDWSSSGGRRDPGGWRQLARTGGRLGGTGGRLGGTGGRLGGTGGRLGGTGYGQGQAQPGRSQDGMEVRAPGGCDAGGRRSGLWRWRLGIADWGIAGLLLCCNCNADGTDGRMGSRADGPARVTSGAFVGY from the coding sequence ATGCAGAGGCAAGCAGGCCGCAGGCACTCGGGCGGTGAGGGCAGAGGAGGCGACGAATGGACGAAGAGGCCAGGACGCGGTCACGCgggagggagaggaaaaggacgCTGCACGGGCGGCCGCCGTCTCCCAGCTATTGGATCCGAACCAGCCCGAGGCAGGCAGCACACCACCACCGCTGGCCCGCTGCAGGTCGACTGGtcgagctccggcggccggcggGATCCTGGTGGCTGGCGGCAGCTAGCGCGGACGGGCGGACGGCTCGGCGGGACGGGCGGACGGCTCGGCGGGACGGGCGGACGGCTCGGCGGGACGGGCGGACGGCTCGGCGGGACGGGCTACGGGCAGGGGCAGGCGCAGCCGGGCAGGAGTCAGGACGGCATGGAGGTGCGGGCGCCTGGGGGCTGCGACGCCGGCGGGCGGCGGTCTGGACTCTGGCGGTGGCGGCTGGGGATTGCGGATTGGGGAATTGCTGGCTTGCTGCTGTGCTGCAACTGCAATGCGGACGGAACGGATGGCCGGATGGGGTCACGGGCGGACGGGCCGGCTAGGGTTACGAGTGGTGCCTTCGTGGGCTACTGA
- the LOC133928435 gene encoding coiled-coil domain-containing protein SCD2-like isoform X1 yields the protein MDRLSRPASPGGGGLGYASRRGLYAQAAQHHYAGSAQTSPGGSPTASSPVHRHARSGSLGGAGAASAAGRRGVAGSRAHNTAARAAAQRLARVMASSSDVGGGAGGDGGSGSDDDDYELSGAPIELSSTPRRTSTRSPSPSIGRYLADQAPVSRPPSLTNRYMSGKSVPMIPSIKRPATSGTGSESTVVNRREERRSVDLGSSLRARRTSSLRDEINTLQLENESMYDKLNLAEERSEGDDKSMHMERQASVIGDAVETEANLINRKDAALEQRKIALRIASRRSNSASYDEIAALRSEAKVASDMVTSVSRRVKSAGSELRSLQATANRMILSQEEMEEVILKRCWLARYWTLCFKLGIYSDIAEEKQEYWSSFAPLSLEAALSIGQKARDGTLSDNADNADTKSKMSDVNDMAGDGNIESMLSVEKGLRELASLKVEDAIMLALAEHRHIRPLSGPAFAAEGQSPSESLELSEEEREDVRFKQAWLTYFWRRAKTHDTEEDIADERLQFWIEQSNHPITTSDVIEVERGLHELKKLGIESQLWDATRRAIDDDFSNHGSPTGSEV from the exons ATGGATCGcctgtcgcggccggcgagcccgggcggcggcgggctgGGGTACGCGTCGCGGCGGGGCCTCTACGCGCAGGCAGCGCAGCACCACTACGCCGGCAGCGCGCAGACGTCGCCGGGGGGGTCCCCCACGGCGTCGTCCCCGGTCCACCGCCACGCGCGGTCCGGGTCGCTCGGCGGTGCGGGGGCCGCgtccgccgccggccgccgcggggtcgccggctcccgcgcgcacaacaccgccgcgcgcgccgccgcgcAGCGCCTCGCGCGGGTCATGGCGTCGTCCTCCGATGTTGGAGGTGGCGCGGGCGGGGACGGAGGGAGCGggagcgacgacgacgactacGAGCTCTCTGGGGCCCCCATCGAGCTCTCCTCCACCCCGCGTCGCACCTCCACACGCTCCCCTTCCCCCTCG ATAGGCCGTTACCTTGCGGATCAGGCACCGGTGAGCCGGCCGCCGTCGCTGACGAACCGTTACATGTCCGGGAAGTCGGTCCCAATGATACCGTCGATCAAGCGGCCGGCGACGAGTGGTACCGGGTCAGAGTCCACCGTGGTGAACCGAAGGGAGGAGAG GAGATCAGTTGATCTTGGAAGTTCATTGAGAGCCCGGCGCACATCTTCTCTTCGTGATGAG ATTAACACTCTTCAACTGGAAAATGAGAGCATGTATGACAAA CTTAACCTTGCAGAGGAAAGGTCCGAAGGAGATGACAAATCCATGCACATGGAGAGACAG GCTTCTGTTATTGGTGATGCCGTAGAAACAGAGGCGAATTTGATTAACAG AAAGGATGCTGCATTAGAACAAAGAAAG ATTGCTCTGAGAATTGCTTCAAGAAGGTCTAACAGTGCAAGCTATGATGAGATTGCGGCCCTTCGGTCAGAAGCAAAG GTTGCTAGTGACATGGTCACATCTGTATCGCGGAGAGTAAAAAGTGCAGGATCAGAACTGAGATCTCTTCAGGCAACAGCCAACAGAATGATCCTGTCACAAGAAGAAATG GAGGAGGTGATACTAAAGAGATGTTGGCTAGCTCGCTACTGGACGTTATGTTTTAAACTTG GGATATATTCTGATATTGctgaagaaaaacaagaatacTGGTCCTCGTTTGCACCACTTTCACTTGAAGCTGCCCTATCAATTGGGCAAAAAGCAAGAGATGGAACTTTATCAG ATAATGCTGACAACGCCGACACCAAAAGCAAAATGTCTGATGTAAATGACATGGCTGGTGATGGAAATATTGAGAGTATGCTTTCAGTTGAGAAAGGACTGCGTGAATTAGCTTCACTCAAG GTAGAGGATGCAATCATGCTTGCTTTGGCAGAACATCGACATATCAGACCTCTCTCAG GTCCAGCTTTTGCTGCCGAGGGTCAGAGCCCTTCCGAGTCATTAG AATTAAGTGAAGAAGAGCGAGAAGACGTACGGTTCAAGCAG GCGTGGTTGACCTATTTCTGGAGGCGGGCCAAAACTCACGACACAGAAGAAGATATTGCTGACGAGCGGCTACAGTTTTGGATAGAACAAAGCAATCACCCGATTACTACGAGCGATGTCATAGAAG TTGAGAGAGGGCTCCACGAACTGAAGAAGCTGGGAATCGAGTCTCAGCTGTGGGACGCGACGAGGAGAGCTATCGACGATGATTTCAGCAATCACGGGAGCCCAACTGGATCAGAAGTCTAG
- the LOC133928435 gene encoding coiled-coil domain-containing protein SCD2-like isoform X2: protein MDRLSRPASPGGGGLGYASRRGLYAQAAQHHYAGSAQTSPGGSPTASSPVHRHARSGSLGGAGAASAAGRRGVAGSRAHNTAARAAAQRLARVMASSSDVGGGAGGDGGSGSDDDDYELSGAPIELSSTPRRTSTRSPSPSIGRYLADQAPVSRPPSLTNRYMSGKSVPMIPSIKRPATSGTGSESTVVNRREERRSVDLGSSLRARRTSSLRDEINTLQLENESMYDKLNLAEERSEGDDKSMHMERQASVIGDAVETEANLINRKDAALEQRKIALRIASRRSNSASYDEIAALRSEAKVASDMVTSVSRRVKSAGSELRSLQATANRMILSQEEMEEVILKRCWLARYWTLCFKLGIYSDIAEEKQEYWSSFAPLSLEAALSIGQKARDGTLSDNADNADTKSKMSDVNDMAGDGNIESMLSVEKGLRELASLKVEDAIMLALAEHRHIRPLSGPAFAAEGQSPSESLELSEEEREDVRFKQVKGNMPPM, encoded by the exons ATGGATCGcctgtcgcggccggcgagcccgggcggcggcgggctgGGGTACGCGTCGCGGCGGGGCCTCTACGCGCAGGCAGCGCAGCACCACTACGCCGGCAGCGCGCAGACGTCGCCGGGGGGGTCCCCCACGGCGTCGTCCCCGGTCCACCGCCACGCGCGGTCCGGGTCGCTCGGCGGTGCGGGGGCCGCgtccgccgccggccgccgcggggtcgccggctcccgcgcgcacaacaccgccgcgcgcgccgccgcgcAGCGCCTCGCGCGGGTCATGGCGTCGTCCTCCGATGTTGGAGGTGGCGCGGGCGGGGACGGAGGGAGCGggagcgacgacgacgactacGAGCTCTCTGGGGCCCCCATCGAGCTCTCCTCCACCCCGCGTCGCACCTCCACACGCTCCCCTTCCCCCTCG ATAGGCCGTTACCTTGCGGATCAGGCACCGGTGAGCCGGCCGCCGTCGCTGACGAACCGTTACATGTCCGGGAAGTCGGTCCCAATGATACCGTCGATCAAGCGGCCGGCGACGAGTGGTACCGGGTCAGAGTCCACCGTGGTGAACCGAAGGGAGGAGAG GAGATCAGTTGATCTTGGAAGTTCATTGAGAGCCCGGCGCACATCTTCTCTTCGTGATGAG ATTAACACTCTTCAACTGGAAAATGAGAGCATGTATGACAAA CTTAACCTTGCAGAGGAAAGGTCCGAAGGAGATGACAAATCCATGCACATGGAGAGACAG GCTTCTGTTATTGGTGATGCCGTAGAAACAGAGGCGAATTTGATTAACAG AAAGGATGCTGCATTAGAACAAAGAAAG ATTGCTCTGAGAATTGCTTCAAGAAGGTCTAACAGTGCAAGCTATGATGAGATTGCGGCCCTTCGGTCAGAAGCAAAG GTTGCTAGTGACATGGTCACATCTGTATCGCGGAGAGTAAAAAGTGCAGGATCAGAACTGAGATCTCTTCAGGCAACAGCCAACAGAATGATCCTGTCACAAGAAGAAATG GAGGAGGTGATACTAAAGAGATGTTGGCTAGCTCGCTACTGGACGTTATGTTTTAAACTTG GGATATATTCTGATATTGctgaagaaaaacaagaatacTGGTCCTCGTTTGCACCACTTTCACTTGAAGCTGCCCTATCAATTGGGCAAAAAGCAAGAGATGGAACTTTATCAG ATAATGCTGACAACGCCGACACCAAAAGCAAAATGTCTGATGTAAATGACATGGCTGGTGATGGAAATATTGAGAGTATGCTTTCAGTTGAGAAAGGACTGCGTGAATTAGCTTCACTCAAG GTAGAGGATGCAATCATGCTTGCTTTGGCAGAACATCGACATATCAGACCTCTCTCAG GTCCAGCTTTTGCTGCCGAGGGTCAGAGCCCTTCCGAGTCATTAG AATTAAGTGAAGAAGAGCGAGAAGACGTACGGTTCAAGCAGGTAAAAGGCAACATGCCACCTATGTGA
- the LOC133928435 gene encoding coiled-coil domain-containing protein SCD2-like isoform X3 produces MDRLSRPASPGGGGLGYASRRGLYAQAAQHHYAGSAQTSPGGSPTASSPVHRHARSGSLGGAGAASAAGRRGVAGSRAHNTAARAAAQRLARVMASSSDVGGGAGGDGGSGSDDDDYELSGAPIELSSTPRRTSTRSPSPSIGRYLADQAPVSRPPSLTNRYMSGKSVPMIPSIKRPATSGTGSESTVVNRREERRSVDLGSSLRARRTSSLRDEINTLQLENESMYDKLNLAEERSEGDDKSMHMERQASVIGDAVETEANLINRKDAALEQRKIALRIASRRSNSASYDEIAALRSEAKVASDMVTSVSRRVKSAGSELRSLQATANRMILSQEEMEEVILKRCWLARYWTLCFKLGIYSDIAEEKQEYWSSFAPLSLEAALSIGQKARDGTLSDNADNADTKSKMSDVNDMAGDGNIESMLSVEKGLRELASLKVEDAIMLALAEHRHIRPLSGGFSKMSSFCCRGSEPFRVIRIK; encoded by the exons ATGGATCGcctgtcgcggccggcgagcccgggcggcggcgggctgGGGTACGCGTCGCGGCGGGGCCTCTACGCGCAGGCAGCGCAGCACCACTACGCCGGCAGCGCGCAGACGTCGCCGGGGGGGTCCCCCACGGCGTCGTCCCCGGTCCACCGCCACGCGCGGTCCGGGTCGCTCGGCGGTGCGGGGGCCGCgtccgccgccggccgccgcggggtcgccggctcccgcgcgcacaacaccgccgcgcgcgccgccgcgcAGCGCCTCGCGCGGGTCATGGCGTCGTCCTCCGATGTTGGAGGTGGCGCGGGCGGGGACGGAGGGAGCGggagcgacgacgacgactacGAGCTCTCTGGGGCCCCCATCGAGCTCTCCTCCACCCCGCGTCGCACCTCCACACGCTCCCCTTCCCCCTCG ATAGGCCGTTACCTTGCGGATCAGGCACCGGTGAGCCGGCCGCCGTCGCTGACGAACCGTTACATGTCCGGGAAGTCGGTCCCAATGATACCGTCGATCAAGCGGCCGGCGACGAGTGGTACCGGGTCAGAGTCCACCGTGGTGAACCGAAGGGAGGAGAG GAGATCAGTTGATCTTGGAAGTTCATTGAGAGCCCGGCGCACATCTTCTCTTCGTGATGAG ATTAACACTCTTCAACTGGAAAATGAGAGCATGTATGACAAA CTTAACCTTGCAGAGGAAAGGTCCGAAGGAGATGACAAATCCATGCACATGGAGAGACAG GCTTCTGTTATTGGTGATGCCGTAGAAACAGAGGCGAATTTGATTAACAG AAAGGATGCTGCATTAGAACAAAGAAAG ATTGCTCTGAGAATTGCTTCAAGAAGGTCTAACAGTGCAAGCTATGATGAGATTGCGGCCCTTCGGTCAGAAGCAAAG GTTGCTAGTGACATGGTCACATCTGTATCGCGGAGAGTAAAAAGTGCAGGATCAGAACTGAGATCTCTTCAGGCAACAGCCAACAGAATGATCCTGTCACAAGAAGAAATG GAGGAGGTGATACTAAAGAGATGTTGGCTAGCTCGCTACTGGACGTTATGTTTTAAACTTG GGATATATTCTGATATTGctgaagaaaaacaagaatacTGGTCCTCGTTTGCACCACTTTCACTTGAAGCTGCCCTATCAATTGGGCAAAAAGCAAGAGATGGAACTTTATCAG ATAATGCTGACAACGCCGACACCAAAAGCAAAATGTCTGATGTAAATGACATGGCTGGTGATGGAAATATTGAGAGTATGCTTTCAGTTGAGAAAGGACTGCGTGAATTAGCTTCACTCAAG GTAGAGGATGCAATCATGCTTGCTTTGGCAGAACATCGACATATCAGACCTCTCTCAGGTGGCTTCTCGAAAAT GTCCAGCTTTTGCTGCCGAGGGTCAGAGCCCTTCCGAGTCATTAG AATTAAGTGA
- the LOC133928436 gene encoding sodium/hydrogen exchanger 1-like has protein sequence MELDLGALLKSGGLSVSDYDSVVSINIFIALLCSCIVLGHLLEGNRWVNESSTALVMGLITGGVIMLVTNGTNSRILVFSEDLFFIYLLPPIIFNAGFQVKKKQFFRNFMTITLFGAVGTLISFVIISLGAMGLFRKLDVGPLELGDYLAIGAIFSATDSVCTLQVLNQDETPLLYSLVFGEGVVNDATSVVLFNAIENIDIGHFDALVLLNFIGKFLYLFFTSTVLGVAAGLLSAYIIKKLCFARHSTDREVAIMMLMAYLSYMLSMLLDLSGILTVFFCGIVMSHYTWHNVTESSRITTKHTFATLSFIAEIFLFLYVGMDALDIEKWKLASSSPKKPIALSAIIVGLVMVGRAAFVFPLSFLSNLSKKESRPKISFRQQVIIWWAGLMRGAVSIALAYNKFTASGHTEVRVNAIMITSTVIVVLFSTMVFGLLTKPLLSLLIPPRTGLNISELSSQSILDPLLGSLMGSDFDVGQIPPQYNLQYILTAPTRSVHRLWRKFDDRFMRPVFGGRGFVPFVPGSPVERSVPESHLGTVTEATEAERS, from the exons ATGGAGCTGGATTTGGGAGCTCTTCTCAAATCCGGCGGCCTCTCGGTCTCGGACTACGACTCGGTCGTTTCGATCAACATCTTCATTGCGCTGCTCTGCAGCTGCATTGTGCTCGGGCATCTGCTGGAAGGGAACAGATGGGTGAACGAGTCCAGCACTGCGCTTGTCATG GGGCTCATCACTGGAGGCGTGATTATGCTCGTCACTAATGGGACGAATTCAAGGATTCTTGTGTTCAGCGAGGACCTGTTTTTCATCTACTTGCTTCCTCCGATCATTTTCAATGCTGG GTTTCAAGTAAAGAAAAAGCAATTCTTCCGCAACTTTATGACAATTACTTTATTTGGTGCTGTTGGGACATTGATATCCTTTGTAATAATCTCTCTCG GTGCTATGGGATTGTTCAGGAAACTTGATGTTGGCCCACTCGAGCTTGGGGATTATCTTG CAATTGGTGCTATTTTCTCTGCAACAGATTCTGTTTGCACCTTACAG GTGCTTAATCAGGATGAAACTCCCCTACTCTATAGTCTAGTTTTTGGTGAAGGTGTTGTTAATGACGCTACATCTGTTGTGCTCTTCAATGCGATTGAAAACATTGATATTGGTCATTTTGATGCTCTTGTTCTATTAAACTTCATTGGGAAATTCCTCTACCTATTCTTTACCAGCACCGTTCTTGGAGTAGCT GCTGGGTTGCTTAGTGCCTACATTATTAAGAAGCTTTGTTTTGCAAG ACATTCAACTGATAGAGAAGTTGCTATCATGATGCTCATGGCATACCTTTCGTACATGCTATCGATG CTGCTGGATCTGAGTGGCATTCTCACTGTCTTTTTCTGTGGAATAGTAATGTCACATTACACTTGGCATAATGTGACAGAAAGCTCTAGGATTACTACCAA GCATACATTTGCAACTTTATCATTCATTGCAGaaatttttctctttctctatgTTGGGATGGATGCATTGGACATTGAAAAATGGAAATTAGCTAGTAGCAG TCCTAAAAAACCAATTGCTTTAAGTGCAATTATAGTGGGCCTGGTTATGGTTGGACGAGCAGCATTTGTATTCCCTTTGTCTTTCCTATCCAACCTAAGTAAAAAAGAGTCACGTCCAAAGATCTCCTTCAGGCAACAG GTAATCATATGGTGGGCTGGTCTCATGAGAGGAGCAGTATCAATTGCACTTGCCTATAACAAG TTTACAGCGTCTGGTCATACTGAGGTGCGAGTTAATGCTATCATGATCACCAGCACAGTCATTGTTGTTCTGTTCAGCACAATG GTTTTCGGTTTGCTGACTAAGCCACTGCTTAGTCTCCTCATCCCACCAAGGACTGGCCTGAACATATCCGAGCTCTCAAGCCAGTCAATTCTAGACCCACTTCTTGGAAGCTTGATGGGGTCTGACTTCGACGTGGGTCAGATCCCGCCGCAGTACAACCTCCAGTATATTCTCACCGCGCCAACTCGCTCTGTCCATCGCCTGTGGCGCAAGTTTGATGATCGTTTCATGCGCCCAGTGTTCGGTGGGCGAGGCTTCGTTCCCTTTGTGCCTGGTTCGCCGGTGGAGCGGAGCGTCCCTGAATCTCACCTGGGCACTGTGACTGAGGCAACTGAGGCAGAACGTAGTTGA